A section of the Triticum dicoccoides isolate Atlit2015 ecotype Zavitan chromosome 7A, WEW_v2.0, whole genome shotgun sequence genome encodes:
- the LOC119329423 gene encoding probable protein S-acyltransferase 19, with the protein MPMVRKHGWQLPAHTFQIVAITVFFLLVVAFYAFFAPFLGKQILEYVAVVIYTPVAFAVLILYIRCTSINPADPGIMSKFDDGYVNAPESNTGLQCTNLPAKTGIATGTNSPTSTCRSSLDGRTNHGGLAAGDTDINIRMQPLRRSGCYFGGFICALFVKEDCRKSDDSENQVDAEDALFCTLCNAEVRKFSKHCRSCDKCVDGFDHHCRWLNNCVGRKNYFTFFALMTTSLLWLAIEVGVGIAVLVMCFVNMNAEKIIQDKLGNGLTRLPFATIVGIFTLLSLVACVPLGELFFFHMLLIRKGITTYEYVVAMRAMSEVPQDEEEDERANIIYSPTNSATSGFSGGSSLGLHYKGAWCTPPRIFVDQDEVIPHLEHGMAPSTVDPDATGHAERPNKAKRQVKISAWKLAKLDGNEAMKAAARARASSSVLRPVGARGPGSTGNSHPQSIASQDDYETGTQSASSLSSPVHIQKLAPRTQMNVPPPRPPERPGFPTTQATNPIMFRPATSYARENRRASVVWDQDAGRYVSVASAPARPGGVAAGSSTRAPRFLENPSGGRNLAPMSASSLALPSGQPSERLAYSGQSIFLGGPVLGAAAESRTNEANTRARSDDSGELNADQHHARGTGERGPTAESFPPGTFQKKPPFNR; encoded by the exons ATGCCCATGGTGAGGAAGCATGGATGGCAACTCCCAGCACACACATTCCAG ATCGTTGCAATTACTGTTTTCTTCCTTCTGGTGGTTGCATTTTATGCCTTCTTTGCACCGTTTCTCGGAAAGCAAATCCTTGAGTATGTCGCAGTCGTTATCTACACTCCTGTG gcaTTCGCTGTCCTCATCCTGTATATCCGGTGCACTAGTATAAACCCTGCAGATCCTGGGATCATGTCAAAGTTTGACGATGGCTATGTCAATGCACCAGAAAGTAATACTGGCTTGCAGTGCACCAATTTGCCTGCAAAAACTGGCATTGCTACTGGAACCAACTCCCCAACATCTACTTGTAGAAGCTCTCTAGATGGGCGTACTAACCATGGAGGTTTGGCTGCTGGAGACACAGATATAAATATAAGAATGCAACCACTAAGAAGATCAGGGTGCTACTTCGGAGGCTTTATTTGCGCTTTGTTTGTTAAGGAGGATTGCAGGAAGTCTGATGATTCAGAGAATCAAGTTGATGCAGAAGATGCACTGTTTTGCACACTATGTAATGCTGAG GTTCGCAAATTCAGTAAACATTGCAGAAGTTGTGACAAGTGTGTGGATGGATTTGATCATCACTGCCGG TGGCTAAATAACTGTGTTGGACGCAAGAACTATTTCACATTTTTTGCTCTGATGACTACGAGTCTCCTCTGG CTTGCTATTGAAGTTGGAGTAGGCATTGCTGTTCTTGTTATGTGCTTCGTCAACATGAATGCAGAAAAAATTATTCAAGACAAGCTTGGGAATGGATTAACTCGTCTTCCGTTTGCAACTATCGTA GGAATATTTACTCTTCTTTCTCTAGTTGCCTGCGTACCTTTGGGAGAACTCTTCTTCTTCCACATGCTATTGATCAGAAAG GGGATCACCACTTATGAATACGTtgttgcgatgagagctatgagtgAAGTGCCtcaagatgaagaggaagatgagagAGCAAACATTATTTACTCCCCAACAAATTCAGCAACTAGTGGGTTCAGCGGCGGAAGTTCACTTGGTCTTCACTACAAGGGTGCATGGTGCACACCTCCAAGGATTTTCGTTGATCAG GATGAAGTTATCCCACATTTGGAGCATGGCATGGCACCATCTACCGTCGACCCTGATGCCACTGGACATGCTGAAAGACCAAACAAAGCCAAGAGGCAAGTCAAAATCAGTGCCTGGAAACTTGCAAAGCTGGACGGCAATGAGGCGATGAAAGCTGCCGCAAGAGCTCGGGCATCGTCCTCCGTCCTCCGGCCTGTAGGTGCGCGTGGCCCTGGCTCCACTGGCAACTCTCATCCTCAGAGTATCGCGAGCCAGGATGACTACGAGACCGGCACGCAGAGTGCTAGTAGTTTGAGCAGCCCAGTCCACATCCAGAAGCTTGCACCTCGCACCCAGATGAATGTGCCGCCGCCTCGACCGCCGGAGAGGCCTGGTTTTCCGACCACGCAGGCAACCAACCCAATAATGTTCCGGCCAGCAACATCCTACGCTCGCGAGAACCGAAGAGCGTCGGTTGTTTGGGATCAAGATGCTGGTCGGTATGTGTCTGTGGCATCCGCACCTGCAAGACCTGGGGGAGTTGCTGCTGGTTCTTCTACTAGAGCGCCACGTTTCTTGGAAAACCCAAGTGGTGGGAGAAATCTTGCGCCAATGAGTGCCTCTTCCTTGGCATTACCATCTGGACAGCCGTCTGAGAGACTGGCCTACTCTGGACAGTCGATATTCTTGGGCGGGCCGGTTCTGGGTGCTGCTGCTGAATCTCGAACGAATGAGGCCAACACAAGAGCACGGTCGGATGACAGTGGGGAGCTCAACGCCGACCAGCACCATGCAAGGGGGACTGGGGAGAGGGGGCCAACGGCCGAGTCTTTCCCACCGGGAACATTTCAAAAGAAACCACCATTCAACAGGTGA